In Meiothermus sp. QL-1, one DNA window encodes the following:
- the bshB1 gene encoding bacillithiol biosynthesis deacetylase BshB1 — MELDLLVIAPHPDDGELGCGGLLARAKAEGQRTGILDLTQGELGSKGSVAQRAREAAEASRILGLAYRGNLGLPDGGLADSGPQRNALAQALRRLRPRVVLAPLEADRHPDHTAASRLAQAAVHLAGLRQAPLEDPPHRVERLLFYPGNHPALPNLAVDISDYIDIWEDSVRAYRSQFEGERVSETVHPGGVEARRAWRRYWGNLVGVEYAEPLVSPLPWLAQPW; from the coding sequence ATGGAGCTGGACCTGCTGGTAATCGCACCCCACCCCGACGATGGAGAGCTTGGCTGTGGAGGCCTGCTGGCCCGGGCCAAAGCCGAGGGACAGAGGACCGGTATCCTCGACCTGACCCAAGGCGAGCTGGGCTCCAAGGGCAGCGTGGCCCAGCGCGCCCGGGAGGCTGCCGAGGCCAGCCGTATCCTGGGCCTCGCGTACCGGGGCAACCTGGGTCTGCCAGACGGGGGCCTGGCCGACAGCGGGCCCCAACGCAACGCCCTGGCCCAGGCCCTGCGGCGGCTGCGCCCGCGGGTGGTGCTGGCGCCCCTCGAGGCCGACCGTCACCCCGACCACACCGCCGCCAGCCGGCTGGCCCAGGCTGCAGTTCACCTGGCCGGCCTGCGCCAGGCCCCCCTCGAGGACCCCCCCCACCGGGTAGAGCGCCTGCTCTTCTACCCCGGCAACCACCCCGCCCTGCCCAACCTGGCCGTGGACATCTCCGACTACATCGATATCTGGGAGGACTCGGTGCGGGCCTACCGAAGCCAGTTTGAGGGGGAACGGGTCTCCGAAACCGTCCATCCCGGGGGCGTCGAGGCCCGGCGGGCCTGGCGGCGCTACTGGGGCAAC